The DNA region TCTTCCTCTTAATCTTAATCGCACTAGGCCCCTTCCTTGTTCTGGCATTTGTCTTTGTTCTCTGGCCTCTTACAGGTAAGCCTAATTTATGTCTTCTACCACGATAAGAGCCTATCTCTATCAGGTGTCTTATGTCCTGCTGAACCTCGCGCCTGAGCTCTCCTTCTACCGTATAGGTCTTCTGTATAAAATCAGCTAGATGAGAAACCTCATCATCGGTAAGCTGGTCTGTCTTCTTGTTTTTGTCCATACCGCAATCTTTAAGTATCTCCCGAGCTCTTGTGGTACCAATTCCAAAAATATAAGTTAAAGCAATCTCTATTCTTTTATTTTTAGGAAGTTCAACACCAACTATTCTTGCCATACTAT from Candidatus Kaelpia aquatica includes:
- the rpsM gene encoding 30S ribosomal protein S13, giving the protein MARIVGVELPKNKRIEIALTYIFGIGTTRAREILKDCGMDKNKKTDQLTDDEVSHLADFIQKTYTVEGELRREVQQDIRHLIEIGSYRGRRHKLGLPVRGQRTKTNARTRKGPSAIKIKRKKKEA